The following are encoded together in the Plasmodium malariae genome assembly, chromosome: 1 genome:
- the PmUG01_01029200 gene encoding conserved Plasmodium protein, unknown function: MSKSGEYVSSKENDITTLKLNEKQEKRHADLPTFSESPKINSEVYENILKLYNQKSLSYSKEKLNIVEFEGEQEEHYGKISAIEEAEDEEVEGKENEDEGSEVNHGKFYEDYEKCYHLKREDKYSRAQIEKSNEFEIYGHRDGNDNGGDDYGTYDGVKNEVKKEKSIDENHCKYTTLKIKATPNGSSNELKNVTQDSFIKEVILDIQKNTVEHKKTNYLCLEEILKKINFILKEQIEINRSNVSHRSDRQILFQNVYEVLNEASNAKMNVCMNKAFNSLSNKDFAKYYVKNNLEKKKGNGLYGKNSSGFFNSHIMEQINEIHENNLTNVVHTNDKYLSEDSEKLKIYNKNVQLFLFHLDKLEKSMYAFTHFCRNASNETYHDSEISLNSQEQKIFSFLQDPRAMRLVRTLEKNLTQIKSICTDTPPTRLAASPT; this comes from the exons ATGAGCAAGTCAGGCGAATATGTCTCATCAAAAGAAAATGACATAACCACATTAAAATTGAATGAAAAGCAAGAAAAAAGACACGCTGATCTGCCCACATTTTCAGAATCACCAAAAATAAATTCGGAAGTTTAcgaaaatattcttaaattatACAATC AAAAAAGCTTAAGCTATTCAAAGGAGAAATTAAATATTGTGGAATTCGAAGGTGAACAGGAAGAACATTACGGGAAAATTTCGGCCATTGAAGAGGCTGAAGATGAAGAAGTGGAAGGGAAAGAAAATGAAGATGAGGGGAGTGAAGTGAACCATGGGAAGTTTTATGAGGATTATGAAAAGTGCTACCATTTAAAAAGGGAAGATAAATATAGTAGAGCACAAATAGAAAAATCCAATgaatttgaaatatatggCCATAGAGATGGCAATGATAATGGTGGTGACGATTACGGTACCTATGATGgtgtaaaaaatgaagtaaaaaaagaaaagtcaATTGACGAAAATCATTGTAAATATAcaacattaaaaattaaggCGACACCAAATGGAAGCAGCAATGAGTTGAAAAATGTTACTCAAGATAGTTTCATTAAA GAGGTAATTCTagatatacaaaaaaacaCAGTGGAACACAAAAAGACAAATTATCTATGTttagaagaaatattaaagaaaattaacTTCATTTTAAAGGAGCAAATTGAAATAAACAGATCCAATGTTTCCCACAGATCGGACAGGCAAATATTATTTCAGAATGTTTATGAAGTACTGAATGAAGCTTCGAATGCAAAAATGAACGTCTGCATGA ATAAGGCCTTCAACTCCCTGTCGAACAAAGACTTTGCTAAATATTACGTAAAGAATAAtctggaaaaaaaaaagggaaatggTCTTTACGGAAAAAATTCAAGTGGCTTTTTTAACTCCCATATCATggaacaaataaatgaaatacatGAAAATAATCTCACAAATGTAGTGCAcacaaatgataaatatttgaGTGAAGACAGTgaaaaacttaaaatatataataagaacgTACAACTGTTCTTGTTCCACCTGGacaaattagaaaaaagtatgtatgcatttacTCATTTTTGTAGAAATGCGTCAAATGAAACTTATCATGATTCTGAAATTTCGTTAAATTCACAAGAACAGAAg attttttcatttctgcAAGACCCCCGAGCAATGAGATTAGTTCGAAcacttgaaaaaaatttaacgcaaataaaaagtatttgtACTGATACCCCGCCTACTAGATTAGCAGCTTCACCAACATGA